A window of Oncorhynchus tshawytscha isolate Ot180627B linkage group LG10, Otsh_v2.0, whole genome shotgun sequence contains these coding sequences:
- the LOC112260700 gene encoding actin-binding protein IPP, which produces MSSVMFPPCSPPGSSGSGGGDIPATSVTTQSAEQALFASDRYARLILAQMNKMRLRTDFCDVRLRLGGRVFSVHKLVLAASSPYFSALFSGGMSEADKEEVQILGVEAPVFEVLLEFIYTGMINVTVENMQELMVAADMLQLSEVVSICGEFLKGHMDPSNCVGVYQFLEQIACMDMLAFTENYIQVHFLEVCVSDEFWGLSKGQLVKLLRSEELRIEDEYQVFTAAMDWVLQDVTKRKKHVVEVLDPVRFPLLSPQRLFKYIEGISDFSLRVALQTLLREYTEVSKSPKENKVYSLLQPAKMRPRRKARKYLYAIGGYTRLQGGRWSDSRALSCVERFDSFSQYWTTVSSLHQARSGLGVAVLEGMIYVVGGEKDSMIFDCTERYDPVTKQWAAVASLNFPRCGVGVCPCHGALYALGGWVGSEIGKTMERYDPTENKWEIIGSMAVPRYYFGCCELQGFIYVIGGISDEGMELRSAEVYDPISRRWSALPVMVTRRAYVGVACLNNCIYAVGGWNEALGSLETVEKYCPEEEKWVEVAPMAVARAGVSVSAVNGLLYAVGGRASSRDFSAPVTVDSVEIYDPHLDTWTEIGNMITSRCDGGVAVL; this is translated from the exons ATGTCCTCTGTGATGTTTCCACCTTGCTCCCCACCTGGGAGCAGTGGCTCTGGCGGCGGTGACATACCTGCAACTAGTGTGACGACCCAGTCCGCTGAGCAGGCTCTGTTTGCATCGGACCGCTACGCCCGACTCATCCTGGCCCAGATGAACAAGATGCGCCTCCGGACAGATTTCTGTGACGTAAGGCTGCGGCTGGGAGGCCGTGTGTTCAGTGTCCACAAGCTGGTCCTGGCTGCAAGCAGCCCCTACTTCTCCGCTCTCTTCTCTGGGGGGATGAGCGAGGCAGACAAGGAAGAGGTCCAGATCCTGGGGGTGGAGGCACCAGTGTTTGAGGTCCTGCTGGAGTTCATATACACAG GTATGATTAACGTGACTGTGGAGAACATGCAGGAGCTGATGGTGGCAGCAGACATGCTGCAGCTGAGTGAGGTGGTGTCTATCTGTGGAGAGTTCCTCAAGGGCCACATGGACCCGTCCAACTGTGTGGGGGTATACCAGTTCCTTGAGCAGATCGCCTGCATGGACATGCTGGCGTTCACTGAGAACTACATCCAGGTTCACTTTCTGGAG GTGTGTGTGTCGGACGAGTTCTGGGGCCTGTCCAAGGGCCAGCTGGTGAAGCTGCTGCGGAGCGAGGAGCTGCGAATCGAGGATGAGTACCAGGTGTTCACGGCGGCCATGGACTGGGTTCTACAGGACGTGACCAAGAGGAAGAAGCATGTGGTGGAGGTGCTTGACCCAGTCAGGTTCCCCCTGCTCTCCCCACAGAGACTCTTCAAGTACATCGAAG GCATTTCTGACTTCAGCCTGCGGGTGGCGCTGCAGACACTGCTGAGGGAATACACAGAGGTCAGCAAGTCTCCCAAAGAGAATAAGGTGTACAGCCTGTTACAGCCAGCCAAGATGAGGCCAAGGAGAAAGGCCAGGAAATACCTCTATGCCATAG GAGGCTACACTCGGCTGCAGGGCGGCCGTTGGAGTGACAGCCGGGCCCTGAGCTGCGTGGAACGCTTTGACTCATTCAGCCAGTACTGGACCACTGTGTCCTCCCTGCACCAGGCCCGTAGCGGGCTGGGAGTGGCTGTGCTGGAGGGCATGATCTATGTCGTTGGAG GGGAGAAGGACTCCATGATATTTGACTGCACAGAGAGATATGACCCGGTGACTAAGCAGTGGGCAGCTGTGGCCTCTCTCAATTTCCCTCGCTGTGGTGTCGGGGTCTGCCCCTGTCACGGGGCTCTCTACGCACTGG GTGGTTGGGTTGGATCAGAGATAGGGAAGACAATGGAGCGCTACGACCCGACAGAGAATAAGTGGGAGATCATTGGAAGCATGGCAGTGCCTCGGTATTACTTTGGATGCTGCGAGTTACAGG GCTTCATCTATGTGATCGGGGGGATTAGTGATGAGGGGATGGAGCTGCGTTCTGCAGAGGTGTACGACCCCATTTCCCGGCGCTGGAGTGCCCTGCCCGTCATGGTGACCCGGCGGGCCTACGTGGGCGTGGCCTGCCTCAACAACTGCATCTACGCTGTGGGGGGCTGGAACGAGGCACTGGGCTCCCTGGAGACGGTAGAGAAATACTGCCCTGAAGAG GAGAAATGGGTGGAGGTGGCCCCCATGGCAGTGGCGAGGGCCGGGGTGTCTGTGTCAGCCGTTAACGGACTACTGTACGCCGTGGGGGGACGGGCCTCCAGCAGAGACTTCTCGGCCCCCGTGACGGTGGACTCTGTGGAGATTTACGACCCCCACCTGGACACCTGGACGGAGATTGGCAACATGATCACCAGTCGCTGTGACGGGGGCGTGGCCGTGCTCTGA
- the LOC112260701 gene encoding vasculin-like protein 1 isoform X2, with protein sequence MAQHDFVPAWLNFSTPQPAKSPAASLEKHGDPHHHRNSRAAVSRRRHNSSDGFFNNGPLHAPAGDGWQQPSLLLRHDSVDSGVAKGGHGGLAGGSCWKEAHPTWHGAPRAAQDRHHHPGRQPKRHGTGGGDRQGGHRQRNGNFHPRKSAPGTLYQDKFPNDEHSREDNLKFVEEDFPSLNPETTGKPGNQMRPVAPHAGVWENPPSGKQMVSKMLVIKKVSKEDPGCTAFSTGFASSGAPPINGSKALPTITSSTHSVYKNLVPKSAMVPTKPPQWKPSGRDSTKPGLHLSGRDSVFTSPVSAAKPATQLHSHNTPKERPFSTTPPIDIASSSRLKLMRRGPDRKSDFLRTLKDEVTGDLTSSSSPGTPGEGESSTPEPKAYSQGVCNENGLSHSLSDSDTDHLSSSLEAEHRLLKAMGWQEYPENDDSFLPLTQEELREFQTKTEHVLVLPS encoded by the exons ATGGCGCAGCATGACTTTGTTCCTGCCTGGCTTAACTTCTCCACGCCCCAGCCTGCCAAG TCCCCTGCAGCCAGCCTAGAGAAGCACGGCGACCCCCATCACCACCGGAACAGCCGTGCTGCTGTGAGCCGCCGCCGACACAACTCCTCCGATGGCTTCTTTAACAACGGGCCCCTGCATGCCCCCGCAG gtgatGGGTGGCAgcagccctctctcctcctgagaCATGACTCTGTGGACTCTGGGGTGGCGAAGGGGGGGCACGGTGGTCTAGCAGGGGGGTCCTGCTGGAAGGAGGCTCATCCCACCTGGCATGGGGCGCCACGGGCAGCACAGGACAGGCACCACCACCCGGGGCGCCAACCCAAACGCCATGGGACGGGAGGAGGGGACAGGCAGGGGGGACACCGGCAGCGCAACGGAAACTTCCATCCCCGCAAGAGCGCCCCTGGGACCCTCTACCAGGACAAGTTCCCCAATGATGAACACAGCAGGGAAGACAATCTGAAGTTTGTGGAAGAGGACTTT CCCTCCCTTAACCCTGAAACAACTGGAAAGCCTGGGAACCAGATGAGGCCAGTGGCTCCTCACGCTGGAGTATGGG AGAACCCGCCTAGTGGCAAGCAGATGGTGTCTAAGATGCTGGTGATCAAGAAGGTTTCCAAGGAGGACCCAGGATGCACTGCGTTCTCTACTGGCTTCGCCAGCTCCGGAGCCCCGCCCATCAATGGCAGCAAAGCCCTGCCCACCATCACTAGCTCTACCCACTCAGTCTATAAGAACCTGGTGCCTAAGTCTGCCATGGTGCCCACCAAGCCCCCTCAGTGGAAGCCGAGTGGGAGAGACTCCACCAAGCCTGGCCTCCACCTGTCAGGACGAGACTCTGTCTTCACCAGCCCTGTGTCTGCAGCCAAACCCGCCACCCAGCTACATAGCCACAACACCCCCAAAGAG CGTCCTTTCAGTACGACTCCTCCCATAGACATCGCCTCGTCGTCACGGCTGAAGCTGATGCGGCGCGGACCAGACCGGAAGAGTGACTTCCTGCGGACGCTGAAGGACGAGGTCACCGGTGACCTGACCTCCAGCAGCAGCCCTGGGACACCTGGAGAG GGCGAGAGCAGCACCCCAGAGCCCAAAGCCTACAGCCAGGGAGTCTGCAATGAGAACGGCCTGTCTCACTCCCTCAGCGACTCAGACACTGATCACTTGTCTAGCTCACTGGAGGCAGAACACCG GTTACTGAAGGCCATGGGCTGGCAGGAATACCCAGAAAACGATGACAGCTTCCTGCCCCTGACTCAGGAAGAGCTCAGAGAGTTCCAGACTAAAACTGAACAT GTTCTTGTTCTTCCTAGCTGA
- the LOC112260701 gene encoding vasculin-like protein 1 isoform X1, whose protein sequence is MAQHDFVPAWLNFSTPQPAKSPAASLEKHGDPHHHRNSRAAVSRRRHNSSDGFFNNGPLHAPAGDGWQQPSLLLRHDSVDSGVAKGGHGGLAGGSCWKEAHPTWHGAPRAAQDRHHHPGRQPKRHGTGGGDRQGGHRQRNGNFHPRKSAPGTLYQDKFPNDEHSREDNLKFVEEDFPSLNPETTGKPGNQMRPVAPHAGVWENPPSGKQMVSKMLVIKKVSKEDPGCTAFSTGFASSGAPPINGSKALPTITSSTHSVYKNLVPKSAMVPTKPPQWKPSGRDSTKPGLHLSGRDSVFTSPVSAAKPATQLHSHNTPKERPFSTTPPIDIASSSRLKLMRRGPDRKSDFLRTLKDEVTGDLTSSSSPGTPGEGESSTPEPKAYSQGVCNENGLSHSLSDSDTDHLSSSLEAEHRLLKAMGWQEYPENDDSFLPLTQEELREFQTKTEHLKRNGIIPLHFTHWRCVSEAHLEKDEGSESETSSQTSDDDDVNLTKWL, encoded by the exons ATGGCGCAGCATGACTTTGTTCCTGCCTGGCTTAACTTCTCCACGCCCCAGCCTGCCAAG TCCCCTGCAGCCAGCCTAGAGAAGCACGGCGACCCCCATCACCACCGGAACAGCCGTGCTGCTGTGAGCCGCCGCCGACACAACTCCTCCGATGGCTTCTTTAACAACGGGCCCCTGCATGCCCCCGCAG gtgatGGGTGGCAgcagccctctctcctcctgagaCATGACTCTGTGGACTCTGGGGTGGCGAAGGGGGGGCACGGTGGTCTAGCAGGGGGGTCCTGCTGGAAGGAGGCTCATCCCACCTGGCATGGGGCGCCACGGGCAGCACAGGACAGGCACCACCACCCGGGGCGCCAACCCAAACGCCATGGGACGGGAGGAGGGGACAGGCAGGGGGGACACCGGCAGCGCAACGGAAACTTCCATCCCCGCAAGAGCGCCCCTGGGACCCTCTACCAGGACAAGTTCCCCAATGATGAACACAGCAGGGAAGACAATCTGAAGTTTGTGGAAGAGGACTTT CCCTCCCTTAACCCTGAAACAACTGGAAAGCCTGGGAACCAGATGAGGCCAGTGGCTCCTCACGCTGGAGTATGGG AGAACCCGCCTAGTGGCAAGCAGATGGTGTCTAAGATGCTGGTGATCAAGAAGGTTTCCAAGGAGGACCCAGGATGCACTGCGTTCTCTACTGGCTTCGCCAGCTCCGGAGCCCCGCCCATCAATGGCAGCAAAGCCCTGCCCACCATCACTAGCTCTACCCACTCAGTCTATAAGAACCTGGTGCCTAAGTCTGCCATGGTGCCCACCAAGCCCCCTCAGTGGAAGCCGAGTGGGAGAGACTCCACCAAGCCTGGCCTCCACCTGTCAGGACGAGACTCTGTCTTCACCAGCCCTGTGTCTGCAGCCAAACCCGCCACCCAGCTACATAGCCACAACACCCCCAAAGAG CGTCCTTTCAGTACGACTCCTCCCATAGACATCGCCTCGTCGTCACGGCTGAAGCTGATGCGGCGCGGACCAGACCGGAAGAGTGACTTCCTGCGGACGCTGAAGGACGAGGTCACCGGTGACCTGACCTCCAGCAGCAGCCCTGGGACACCTGGAGAG GGCGAGAGCAGCACCCCAGAGCCCAAAGCCTACAGCCAGGGAGTCTGCAATGAGAACGGCCTGTCTCACTCCCTCAGCGACTCAGACACTGATCACTTGTCTAGCTCACTGGAGGCAGAACACCG GTTACTGAAGGCCATGGGCTGGCAGGAATACCCAGAAAACGATGACAGCTTCCTGCCCCTGACTCAGGAAGAGCTCAGAGAGTTCCAGACTAAAACTGAACAT CTGAAGAGGAATGGGATCATCCCCCTCCACTTCACCCACTGGAGGTGTGTTTCCGAGGCCCACTTAGAAAAGGACGAGGGCTCCGAGTCTGAAACCAGCAGCCAGACCTCAGACGATGATGATGTCAACTTGACAAAGTGGCTTTAA